The following coding sequences are from one Bos indicus x Bos taurus breed Angus x Brahman F1 hybrid chromosome 5, Bos_hybrid_MaternalHap_v2.0, whole genome shotgun sequence window:
- the LRTM2 gene encoding leucine-rich repeat and transmembrane domain-containing protein 2: MLAPGGSPEPRGTKGHTWLALWRRISWLACWIALCTAEAVPACPFPCTCDGRGLQVDCSGLGLTAPPPDLPAATRSLLLLNNRLSSLPGGAFANLSGLQRLDLSNNFLDRLPRMAFGDLANLTELQLRNNSLRALDAALLRPLQRLRHLDLSLNGLSRLPPGLFDGLPALRSLSLRANRLQSLDRRTFEPLAGLQLLQVADNPWECDCHLRDFKRWLEWFSYRGGRLDQLACTLPKELRGKDMRMVPMEMFNYCSQLEDQNSSAGQEVSGPPCTKASPEPAKPKPGPEPEPEPSTACPQKQRPRPVSVRRAIGTVIIAGVVCGVVCIMMVVAAAYGCIYASLMAKYHRELKKRQPLMGDPEGEQEDQKQISSVA; the protein is encoded by the exons ATGCTGGCCCCGGGCGGCAGCCCTGAGCCAAGGGGCACCAAGGGGCACACCTGGCTCGCTCTGTGGAGGCGGATCTCTT GGCTCGCCTGCTGGATCGCCCTGTGCACGGCGGAGGCTGTCCCTGCTTGCCCCTTCCCCTGCACGTGTGACGGCCGCGGCCTGCAGGTGGACTGCAGCGGCCTGGGCCTGACTGCGCCGCCCCCGGACCTGCCGGCCGCCACCCGCAGCCTCCTGCTCCTCAACaacaggctgagctccctgcccGGCGGGGCCTTCGCCAACCTGTCGGGCCTGCAGCGGCTGGACCTCTCCAACAACTTCCTGGACCGGCTGCCGCGCATGGCCTTCGGGGACCTGGCCAACCTGACGGAGCTGCAGCTCCGAAACAACAGCCTCCGGGCCCTGGACGCCGCGCTGCTGCGGCCCCTGCAGCGCCTGCGCCACCTGGACCTGTCCCTCAACGGGCTGTCCCGGCTGCCGCCTGGCCTCTTCGACGGGCTGCCTGCCCTGCGCTCCCTGTCACTGCGCGCCAACCGCCTGCAGAGCCTGGACCGCCGGACCTTTGAGCCCCTGGCCGGCCTGCAGCTGCTGCAGGTGGCAGACAATCCCTGGGAGTGTGACTGCCACCTGCGGGACTTCAAGCGCTGGCTCGAGTGGTTCTCCTACCGAG GGGGGCGCCTGGACCAGCTGGCCTGCACCCTGCCCAAGGAGCTGAGAGGGAAGGACATGCGCATGGTCCCCATGGAGATGTTCAACTACTGTTCCCAGCTGGAGGATCAGAATAGCTCAGCCGGGCAGGAGGTCTCCGGGCCGCCCTGCACCAAGGCCAGCCCGGAGCCTGCCAAGCCCAAGCCGGGCCCTGAGCCCGAGCCCGAGCCCAGCACCGCTTGCCCTCAGAAGCAGAGGCCACGGCCTGTGAGCGTGCGGCGGGCCATCGGCACGGTGATCATCGCGGGCGTGGTCTGCGGTGTGGTCTGCATCATGATGGTGGTGGCCGCCGCCTACGGCTGCATCTACGCCTCCCTCATGGCCAAGTACCACCGCGAGCTCAAGAAGCGCCAGCCCCTCATGGGCGACCCGGAGGGCGAGCAGGAGGACCAGAAGCAGATCTCCTCCGTGGCCTGA